The proteins below are encoded in one region of Metabacillus dongyingensis:
- the bioD gene encoding dethiobiotin synthase, with the protein MSGIFVTGTDTGIGKTFVTAYLLGILQRSGIKAVPYKPVQSGGRLEEGILVAEDIEEYRLAANLPYQQDELCTYCLEDPVSPHLAAKISGVKIDKNRLVNQYIKLQKENDLVIVEGAGGLAVPLAENEDEIYLTKDLIKELDIPVLIVTHPSLGTINHSLLTAEYAKKNGIAILGFIINNVSEEESLMEQDNVRMIEILSGVPVIGKIPYSKGKFESLLNRESLISLEQIVKKKRQNH; encoded by the coding sequence ATGAGCGGAATATTTGTTACCGGTACAGACACAGGCATTGGCAAAACGTTTGTAACGGCGTATTTACTTGGAATTCTTCAGCGTTCCGGGATAAAAGCCGTACCGTACAAACCAGTTCAAAGCGGCGGAAGGCTGGAGGAGGGTATTCTTGTCGCAGAAGATATTGAAGAATATCGTCTGGCTGCAAATCTTCCGTACCAGCAAGATGAGCTTTGTACATACTGTCTGGAAGACCCCGTTTCACCCCATTTAGCCGCAAAAATATCAGGTGTTAAAATCGACAAGAATCGTTTGGTCAATCAATATATCAAGCTTCAAAAAGAAAATGATCTTGTGATCGTAGAAGGTGCAGGCGGTCTCGCAGTTCCTCTTGCCGAAAATGAAGATGAAATCTATTTAACGAAAGATCTTATTAAAGAGCTAGACATTCCTGTCCTGATTGTCACTCATCCCTCACTTGGAACGATAAATCATTCATTGCTGACTGCAGAATATGCCAAAAAAAATGGTATAGCCATTCTTGGATTTATCATCAACAATGTGTCTGAGGAAGAGTCTTTAATGGAACAGGACAATGTGCGGATGATTGAAATTTTGAGCGGGGTGCCTGTGATTGGGAAAATTCCATACTCAAAAGGAAAATTTGAAAGTTTATTAAATAGAGAGTCTCTTATTTCCCTGGAACAAATCGTGAAAAAAAAGCGGCAAAATCATTAA